Proteins from a single region of Runella sp. SP2:
- a CDS encoding TerC family protein translates to MIDILIPLVSLIALEVILGIDNIIFISILADKLPENQRNKLRFWGISLAMVMRLCLLAFISWILKLDQTLFTLLDIPFSGKGLILIGGGLFLLYKSTKEIYHKTEANKNDTVTTAKKSTFNQLLAEVIVLDLVFSIDSIITAVGMVQELWVMYTAVIVTVVIMLVASKPISEFIRKHPSFKILALCFLMMIGVALLAEGFHFEIPKGYIYFSMAFAFLVDIIQMKTIKPQKD, encoded by the coding sequence ATGATAGACATACTCATTCCTTTGGTTTCGCTCATTGCACTTGAAGTTATTCTTGGCATTGATAACATTATTTTTATATCCATTTTGGCGGATAAACTGCCAGAGAATCAGAGAAATAAGCTCAGGTTTTGGGGCATTTCTCTAGCTATGGTAATGCGACTTTGTTTATTGGCATTTATTTCTTGGATTTTAAAATTAGACCAAACGTTATTCACCCTGCTAGATATTCCATTTTCAGGGAAAGGGCTGATTTTGATTGGGGGAGGTTTGTTTCTTCTGTATAAAAGTACCAAAGAGATTTACCACAAGACAGAAGCCAACAAAAACGATACCGTTACAACTGCTAAAAAAAGCACATTTAATCAGTTGTTAGCCGAGGTTATCGTATTGGATTTGGTGTTTTCTATCGACTCTATTATTACGGCCGTTGGGATGGTTCAAGAACTTTGGGTGATGTACACAGCGGTCATTGTTACGGTGGTAATTATGCTAGTTGCTTCAAAACCAATTAGTGAATTTATCCGAAAGCACCCTTCTTTCAAGATACTGGCACTCTGCTTTTTAATGATGATTGGGGTGGCATTATTAGCCGAAGGATTTCATTTTGAAATTCCTAAAGGATATATCTATTTCTCGATGGCATTTGCCTTTTTGGTGGATATAATTCAGATGAAAACTATCAAGCCACAGAAGGATTAA